In Cucurbita pepo subsp. pepo cultivar mu-cu-16 unplaced genomic scaffold, ASM280686v2 Cp4.1_scaffold000460, whole genome shotgun sequence, the genomic stretch GTACAAATACTTTAGTCATTTCTCTATGACTTATTAATTACATGAAGAAATCTTAAGCAAATTAACAAGTTCAAACTGGAAATGAAAAAGATCTTCGAAATGTCAAACCTTGGTCCGGTGTCATATTTCCTTGGCATTGAGATCAAGCAAACCCAAgatgaagtgttcatttgtCAAAGAAAGTATGCAAAGGAGATACTTCAAAAATTTCAGATGGAAGATTGCAAAGCAATGAATACTCCTATGAATCAAAAAGAGAAGTTGGTCAAAGATGATGGGTCTGCCAAAGTTATTGAAGTTGAGTTCCGAAGTTTTGTAGGTTGTCTAATGTACTTAACAACCAGACCAAATATCTTAAAT encodes the following:
- the LOC111785351 gene encoding uncharacterized protein LOC111785351: MSNLGPVSYFLGIEIKQTQDEVFICQRKYAKEILQKFQMEDCKAMNTPMNQKEKLVKDDGSAKVIEVEFRSFVGCLMYLTTRPNILNVVSILSRFMHCPNETHMKTAKRVIRYIKGTWNYGLKFLKHKEMKLIGFSNSDWGGSIDDTKSISSYCFFLGS